CCAGCAGGGCGCCGATCTCCTCCTGCAGGCGGGTCTTGAGCTTGGCGTCGAGACCGGTCATCGGCTCGTCCAGCAGGAGCACGCGGGGTTCGATCGCCAGCGCCCGCGCGAGGCCGACCCGCTGTTGCTGGCCGCCCGACAGCGTCGTCGGGTCCCGGTCGGCGAGTTCGCCGATGTCGAGCAGCTCCAGCAGCTCGGTCGCGCGCTCGGCCCGCTCGTCGGCGGGCACGTCGCGCATCTTCAGCCCGAACTCGACGTTGCCCCGGACGGTCATGTTGTCGAACAGCGCGTACGACTGAAAGACCAGCCCCACGTTGCGCCGCTCGGGCGGGACGTTCGTGATGTCGTCATCACCGAAACGCACGGCGCCGTCCGTGGGCGTCTCGAAGCCCGCGACGGTCCGCAGGGTCGTCGTCTTCCCGCAGCCCGACGGCCCGACGAGGCCCAGCGTCTCGCCCGGTTCGACCGTCAACGACACGTCGTCGACGGCGGTCGTCTCCCCGAACACCTTTCGTACGTCGTCCAGTTGCACTCGTTCTGCCATTATCTGACGCCTCCGATGGAGAAACCGCGCTGGCCGGTCGCCTGCAGCGCGACGGTGACGCCGGCCACGATCAGGAAGTACAGCGAGACGGCCGCCGCCGTCTGCAGGATGCTGCTGTTGGTGATGTTGTTGTAGAGGAAGATGGAGAACGGCCGCGGGCCCCGCGAGTACACCATGTACGAGAAGTTGAACTCCGCGGCCGCGAGCGTCCAGCAGACGATCGCCCCCGAGAGGATCCCCCGCTTGGCGCTGGGGACGATGACGGTGAGGAAGGTTCGCGGCCAGGAGGCCCCGAGCGAGCGGGCGCTCTCCTCTAACTGGCGCAGGTCCATCGACTCGAACGACGACTGGACCGCGAGGATCATGTAGGGGATCTTCAGCAGCGAGTAGCCGATCACCAGCGCCGCCGCGCTCGGGAGGCCCGGGTAGGTCCGCAGGAAGGCGATGCCTAAGATTACGCCCGGGACCAGCGGGAGGACGGCGGCCGTGTTCAGCCAGCCGACGCCGGGGAAGTCGTAGCGGGTCACGGCGTAGGCGATCGGCACGCCGACGACGAGGTTGATCAACACCCCGCAGAGCGCGATCACGAGGCTGAACACCAGCGAGGCGCCCATGATCGTCACCGAATAGCCGCCGGGTAGGGCGATCGTCGCGCTGCCGAGCGCCCGCTGTGCGCCGACCGTCTGCTGGAGACCGAGGACGTGGCGCCAGTTGTCGAGCGTGCCCAGGCCCCGCGGGAGGACGCCCGTCCAGTCGCCGGCGAACGAGGCGACGAGCGTGAGCGCGACCGGGGCGACGAGGAAGACGACGGTCACGCCGATCAGCGCCGTGACCGCCCGGCGACCGACCGCCGTCGAGAGCCGGGCGAGCCGGCCGGGGTCGCGGTCGGGAACCGCCCGCGCGGTGTCCGCGCTCGCGCCGGTCGTCCCGGTGTCGGGACTCATCCGGTCACCTCCGCGCTGGTGTACCGGAGCCCGACGAACGTGAAGGCGAGCGTGAACGCGAAGAAGACGACTGCCAGCGCCGACGCCATCGACAGGTTCCACCCGGTCGACAGCTCCTGGTCGAACCGGAAGGTGACCACCGACAGCGCCTTCAGCACGAGGACGGTCCCGAAGATGGCCAGCGCCGTCCGGAACGTGAGGATGAGCGCGCCGACGACGCCGGGGCGGATCTGCGGGAGCGTCACGTAC
The window above is part of the Halosimplex rubrum genome. Proteins encoded here:
- a CDS encoding ABC transporter ATP-binding protein, producing MAERVQLDDVRKVFGETTAVDDVSLTVEPGETLGLVGPSGCGKTTTLRTVAGFETPTDGAVRFGDDDITNVPPERRNVGLVFQSYALFDNMTVRGNVEFGLKMRDVPADERAERATELLELLDIGELADRDPTTLSGGQQQRVGLARALAIEPRVLLLDEPMTGLDAKLKTRLQEEIGALLDDLDVTALYVTHDQSEAMVMCDRIAVMNDGRVEQVGTPAEVYEEPANGFVADFVGTSNRLAATAGDGRLNFGHATTPAPNGDEGEVTVVARPEAFEVGEGPFEATVRERFYLGEHVRAVADLPDGESVTLRVDPADAPATGDRVSLGLDTDRVHVLSEP
- a CDS encoding ABC transporter permease; this translates as MSPDTGTTGASADTARAVPDRDPGRLARLSTAVGRRAVTALIGVTVVFLVAPVALTLVASFAGDWTGVLPRGLGTLDNWRHVLGLQQTVGAQRALGSATIALPGGYSVTIMGASLVFSLVIALCGVLINLVVGVPIAYAVTRYDFPGVGWLNTAAVLPLVPGVILGIAFLRTYPGLPSAAALVIGYSLLKIPYMILAVQSSFESMDLRQLEESARSLGASWPRTFLTVIVPSAKRGILSGAIVCWTLAAAEFNFSYMVYSRGPRPFSIFLYNNITNSSILQTAAAVSLYFLIVAGVTVALQATGQRGFSIGGVR